TCTTTGCGGCAATCGCAGAAGCCCATATCAGATTGAAAGGAATGGTGATATTGTCTGCTCGTTTATCACGAATTTGCGTATCAAGACATTGAAGAACACCGTGTTTGTACATCGACAGAATAATTTCATCAACCAAGTTTGTAGAGCTTAATGCGGCAGCATCCAGCTTCCCCTGCCGCACTAAAGCAAGTACCGATTCCTTATCGTTTTTACATACCCGAATCATAATTACACCCCCCTTTGTTCACTATAAGTATAACATTTATACACATACTCTGTCAAACTAAGTGTATAACTTTTGTTTACCAATAGCGTTTGTGTATCCTGTAGAATTTACACAGGGGGAGGGGAGCTTATGGACGGGAACACGGTTGGGAATCAGATAAAATCGCTAAGAATGGCGAGAAATATTACACAGGAAGAATTTGCTTCCAGAATCAACGTCGCAAAGTCTACGGTTTCCTCTTATGAGAATGGTTCCAGACTTCCCTCTTATGACATTCTCGTAAAAATTGCTCAATTGTTCCATGTGAGCACAGACAATTTGCTGGGATGTAGTAACACTTATGTACTGAACGTTACTGGATTGACCCTAAAACAACAGCACACCATTCAAGAAATTATAGAAGCGTATCTGGCTTATAACAAAGCACAGAATTTGGATGAAAGGGATAGCCTCTAAAACAAAATTTGACAAAAGCCCGATTTTATGGTATAATGTACAAAATTCCGATGGAGCAGTGCTTAAAAATTGGAATTTTGTAAGAAACGTATGACACAGAGCAAATAGCTCTGTGTCATTTGTGCTTTTATGGAAGGAAAATGGGGTGTTTTGAAAATGTGAGTTATTATATCATGACGCTTTACTAAAATACCACGCAAAAGTATCTTGCGAAAAAAGCAGCGAAACAGCCTGATTTTGTTTACATAAGGAAGAAGTGAGTGCTATAAGAGTGACAATTTTTATTCCATATTATGAAAGGGGGATAGACCATGATGTAGCTTATTGAAATTTTGCTAGTCATTACTGCTTTTGCCAAAACGGTAACAGCAGTAATGGAAATGTTAAAAGTAATTATTGACTGGGTAACTACCCAGCATTAATGTAAACAAATAAAAGGTCTGTTCCGCTGCTTTTATATATGCTGGCCGGTTACAAACCTATCTTTGAACCAAGTTTGTAACCGGCACGAGGGGGCGTTAATTAGGAGTTTTGTTTGCCCACATAATCCTATTGGCATGATAGGATTATGTGGGCTTTTATTTTATCAATTAGTCATGTTTTCAAGCCTCCCGATTTGGATGGATTTTATGTGATGGATTTACTTTGCGAATTGAAGGAACACAGAGAAACGCTTGTTTCCCGGGGCCACATGGGGTATAATGATAAGAAACATGGGCCGGGCGCACCCCGGGCCGGAGCTTTGAGAGGAGCGGGTGAATATGTACGGGGATATGATGGATACCATTGGCTTTTTGGGCAGCCAGGATCTGGAGCTTGCCATGGCGATGCAGCGGGAACTGCTGCGCCAGCGCCGCAACATTGAGCTGATTGCCAGCGAGAACATCGTGAGCCCGGCCGTGATGGCCGCCATGGGAAGCGTGCTGACCAACAAGTACGCCGAGGGGTACCCTGCCCACCGCTATTACGGGGGCTGCGCCTACGTGGATGAGGTGGAGAACCTGGCCATCCGCCGGGCGTGTGAATTGTTTGGCGCGGAGTTTGCGAACGTGCAGCCCCACTCGGGCGCGCAGGCAAACCTGGCAGTGTATTTTGCCCTGCTGGAGCTGGGGGATACCATTCTGGGCATGGACCTGGCGGCCGGCGGGCACCTGACCCACGGCAGCCCGGTGAATATGAGCGGCAAAAACTACAATTTTGTTTCCTATGGAGTGGACGAAAACGGCTATGTGGATTACGAGGCCCTGCGCCGGCAGGCCCTGACGGTGCGGCCCAAGATGATCGTGGCGGGGGCTTCGGCCTACCCGCGGGCGCTGCGCTTTGACACCCTGGCTGAAATCGCCCGCGAGGCGGGCGCGCTGCTGATGGTGGACATGGCGCACATTGCGGGCCTGGTGGCCGGCGGGGTGCACCAAAGCCCGCTGCCCTATGCGGATGTGGTGACCACCACCACCCACAAAACCCTGCGGGGGCCCCGGGGCGGCATGATCCTGACCAACAGCGAGGAGATTGCCAAAAAGGTGAACAAGGCCATTTTCCCCGGCACGCAGGGCGGCCCGCTGGAGCATGTGATCGCCGCAAAGGCGGTGTGCTTTGGCGAGGCGCTGAAGCCCGCGTTCCGCACCTATGCCAGGAACATCGTGGAGAACGCCGGGGCGCTGGCCGCAGGGCTGAAGGCCCGGGGCGTGGAGCTGGTGAGCGGCGGCACCGACAACCACATGATGCTGATCGACCTTTCGGCGCAGGAGTGCACCGGCAAGGAGCTGGAGCAAAAGCTGGACGAGGTGAACATCACCGCCAACAAAAACTCGGTGCCCGGCGAAAAGCGCAGCCCCTTTATCACCAGCGGCCTGCGGGTGGGAACGCCTGCGGTGACCACCAGGGGCTTTGGCGCAGACGAGATGGACGTGATCGCCGGCTGCATTGCCGACTGCATTTTTGATTTTGAGGGCAGCAAGGCCCAGGTAGCCGCCCGGGTGGCCGGGCTGGTGGAGCGCTTCCCCCTGTATGAGTGAGACCCAGAGCGGGCGGCATCGTTCGTGCCGCCCGCCCTTTTACCGCTTTAAAGAACAAGGAGAGAATAACAGATCATGGCGTTCTTTGACTGCAAACTGAAAAGCCAGGCGCTGGCGGGCACAACCACGGTGCGCCTGTTTTGGCCCGGCGACATCGACCTGTGGCGGGGGCAGGCGCCGCGGGCGGTGTTCACCCTGCTGCACGGCTTTACCAACGACGGCGACGACTGGGTGAATTTTTCGGCCGCGCTGCGCTATGCGGCCGACAACAACATTGCGCTGGTGATCCCGGACGCCGCAAATTCTTTTTACAACGATATGGCCGCCGGCCCGGCCTACTATACCTGGCTGACCCAGGAGCTGCCGGCCCTGCTGGGCGGGATGGTGCAGCTGCCCGCCCAGCGGGAGAAAAATTTTGTGTGCGGCCTTTCCATGGGGGGCTACGGCGCGCTGCTGCTGGGGCTGACGCACCCGGAGGCGTATGCCGGCTGCGCCAGCTTTTCCGGCGCGGTGGACATGCGCTCGATGCTGGGCTTTGCCCAAAGCGACCCCCGCTCCCGCATGGTGATGGCCCCGGTCTTTGGCCCGGAGCTGGCCCTGCCGGCCGAAAGGGACCTGTTCGCCCTGGCGGAACAGGTCTGCGGGCTGGAGCCCGGGCAGCGGCCGAAGGTGCTGTGCACCGTGGGCCGGCAGGACATGGAGCCCTATTACATCTACCAGCAGAATCAGAATTTCCGCGAGTTTGTGCGGGATCGGGCGCTGCCGCTGGATTACACCTACATGGAGTGGGACGGCGTGCACGAGTGGAATTTTTGGGACCGCAGCCTGGTGCACGCCATCGACCTGTTTTTGAACCCCGGGTACGCGGATAAAAAATTGGGGGACTGGGCGGCCGAGGCCGCGGTGGAGCGCCCGGGCAGGGAGGCCCTGGTATGAGCGAACCCCTGGCACAGCGGCTGCGCCCGGCGGCGCTGGAGGAGGTGTGCGGCCAGAAGCACCTTTTGGGCGAGGGATGCGTGTTCCGCAGGGCGCTGGAAAGTGGGCGGGTGCCCAACATGATCTTTTACGGCCCCTCCGGCGTGGGAAAGACCACGGTGGCGCGCATTATTGCCGAAAACAGCGGCATGCGGCTGCACAAGCTGAACGGCACTTCCGCCTCGACGGGCGATATCAAGGCTGTGCTGGCCGAGATCGGCACCCTGCACGGGGCAAAGGGGCTGCTGCTGTATCTGGACGAGATCCAGTATCTGAACAAAAAGCAGCAGCAAAGCCTGCTGGAGTGCATTGAGGACGGGTCGGTCACGCTGATCGCATCCACCACCGAAAACCCGTATTTTTATATTTACAACGCCCTTTTGAGCCGCTGCACGGTGTTTGAATTCAAAGCCCTTTCGCCCGAAGATGTGGAAGAAGGGCTGAAAAAGGCCCTGGCGCGCCTTGCGCAGGACGAGGGCGCGCCGGTGGAGCTGCCCGCAGAGGCGGCGGGGTACCTGGCCGAGAGCTGCGGAGGGGATATGCGCAAGGCGCTGGGGTGCCTGGAATTTGCGGTGTCCGCCGCCGCGCCCGGGGAGGACGGGGCAAGGCACATCACGCTGGACATGATCCGGCAGGTCACCCGCCGCACCGCCATGCGCTACGACCGGGAGGGCGACGACCATTACGACATCCTTTCGGCCTACCAAAAATCCATGCGCGGCTCGGACCCGGACGCGGCGCTGCACTACCTGGCCCGCCTGCTGGAAGCGGGCGACCTGGTGAGCGCCTGCCGCCGCCTGATGGTCTGCGCCTGCGAGGACGTGGGCCTGGCCTGGCCGCAGATCATTCCCATTGTGAAAGCGGCTGTGGACGCGGCCAACATGATCGGCCTGCCCGAGGCGCGCATCCCCCTAGCCGACGCGGTCATTCTGGTGGCCACAGCCCCGAAATCCAATGCCGGGGAGGCGGCCATCAACGCGGCCATGGCGGACCTTGCGCGCGGCCGCTCCGGGCCGGTGCCGCGCCAATTGCAGAACAAGCATTTTGACGGCGAGGATGCGGCGGTGAAAGGGCAGCATTACAAGTACCCCCACGATCACCCGGGCCACTGGGTGGAGCAGCAATACCTGCCGGACGCACTGGCCGGCACGCGCTATTACGAGTGGGGAGAGAATAAGACCGAACAGGCGGCCCGGGCCTATTGGGAGCGCATCAAGCGGGAGGCTGGCAAATAAGACGGTAAAAAATTGCCGCCGCCCTTGACAACGCACATAAAAACTATTACTATTATAGCAGCAAATACGCTGTAACAGGCGAATTTTACCCCGCGAAACCAGGTTTTGGAAAAAGCGGGGCAGAAAAGGAGCGTGCGTTTTGATGCGCTATTCCCGCCAACGGGAGCTGGTGCTGCGCCAGGTACAGAGCCGGTGCGACCACCCCACCGCCGACGACATCTATCTCACCATTCGGGACGACTGCCCGGGCCTCAGCCTGGGGACGGTGTACCGCAACCTGAACGGCCTGGTGGAGATGGGCCGAGTGCGCCGGGTATCCATGCCCGGGATGGCCGACCGGTTTGACCGCACCCTGACTGATCACGACCACCTGTACTGCACCTGCTGCGGCCGGGTGGAGGATGTGCAGCTGGACAAAGCGCCCATTGAACAGGCGATCGCCTCGCGGCCGGATCTTTCGATCCAGAGGTATTCGCTGAATCTGTACGGGCTGTGCAGCGCCTGCCGTGAGGCCGCGCGCAGCTGAGCGGCAAAAATAAAAAGGACCGGAGCCTGACGGCACCGGTCCTTTTTTGCGGGGAGCAGCCGCTTTACTTTTCAGCGATGGCTTCGATTTCGCACAGCGCGCCCTTGGGCAGGTCCTTGACCGCCACGCAGCTGCGGGCAGGCTTGGAGGTAAAGTATTTGGCGTATACCTCGTTGAACGCGGCGAAGTCGCCCATGTCGGCTAAAAAGCAGGTGGTCTTGACCACCTTGTCGAAGCCGGCGCCGGCGGCCTCCAGAATGGCGCCCACGTTTTTGCAGCTCCATTCGGCCTGCGCGGCGATGCCCTGGGGCATGGCGCCGGTGGCGGGGTCCACGGGCAGCTGGCCGCTGGTGATGACAAGGCCGTTCAGCTCGTACCCCTGGGAGTAGGGCCCGATGGCGCCGGGGGCTTTTTCGGTATTGATGATCTTCATGGGTGTTTATCCTCCTAAAAATAAGGGTTCCAATACGCGGCAGCCACCCTGCAACAGGATGGCTGCCGGTTTTTAATTATAGCAGGTATGCCGTAAAAATCAAGCTTCTTTGCCCGCGGCGGTCTTGGCGGCCACGGCGTTTTTGAGCCAATCCTTGCCCTCGACCAGGCGCGCGACGATCATGGAGGCAATGGTGTCGCCGGAGGCGTTCAGGCAGGTGGCGGCAGGGTCAAACAAAAAGCCCAGGGTTGCGATCAGGGGGAAGGCCTCGGCCGGGAAGCCGAACAGGCTGACGATGAGCATTTCGCCCACCAGCCCGCCGCCGGGCGCGCCGGACAGCACGAAGGCGGACAGGACCGCCACAACGATGGCCATGCCATAGGTGCCCACACCGGTGAAGGGGATCCCGAACACGCCGAAGAGGAAGGCAATCTTGACGATGGAGCTGAGCACGGAGCCGTCCATGTGGGCGGTGGCGCCCAGGGGCAGGACCAGGTCGCTCACGTCTTTGGGAACGCCGATCTCCTCGCAGGCCTCCTTGTTCACGGGCAGGGTAGCCACCGAGCTTTGGGTGGCAAAGGCGGTGACGGCGGGGGCGAAAATGCTTTTGAGCATGCGCTTTACGCCCAGCTTACCGCCGGCGAACAGGGCGTACAGCGGGAAGAAGATGAGCACGTACAGAAGGCACAGGGGATAGTACACGGCCATGGAGCGGCCGTAATCGCCCAGAAGCTGGGGGCCGAACTCGCCGATCAGGTTTGCAAAATAGGCGCCCAGGCCGATGGGGGCGATGACCATGATCAGCCCCACGAACTTCATCACAATTTCGTTCAGGTTGGCCAGCAGCTTGCCCACCGGGCTTTCATCGCCGCCGCAGGCGGACACGCAGAAGCCGAAGATGATGGCGAACACGATCAGGGGCAGCATGTTGCTGCGGCTCAATAGATCGGGGAAGTCGCTCACGGTGAGGCTGTTGACCAGCATGTCGGCCGCGCTTTGCATCTCGCCCATCTCGGCCTCGCCCATCTGGATGTTGGTGCCGGCGGAGGGGCTGAAAATGTTGACCCAGGTGAGCACGCACACGCCGGCAATGGCGCCGGTGGCGAGGAAGGTGAGGATGGTGCTGCCCAGGATCTTGCCCAGGCGCTTCATGTTCATCATGCTGCCCACGGCGGACGCGATGGACACGAACACCAGCGGCACCACGATGGTGAACAGCAGGTTCAAAAAGATGTCGCCCACGGGCTTTACAAATTTGCCTGCGGCGGGGGAGATGATGCCCAGGATGGAGCCCACGGCGATGCCGCCCAGCAGCAGGATGGGAAGCTTGTACTGGTCCCAGAAGGATTTTTTCTTGGTCGCTTTGTTTGCCATGATTTACTCTCCTTTTCTCTTGTTGCGTTCCAAAGCGCGCCCGGGGCCCGGGCCCGCAAAAAACCAAACTTACAGGGCGTGGACCGCGGCTTCCAGCTGCTTTAGGGCCTGCTCCAGCACACTGCGCGGGCAGGCCGCGTTCAGCCGCATGTAGCCGGACAGGCTGCGCCCAAAGCTGCAGCCCTCGTTCAGGCCGAGGCCCGCCTTTTCGATCATGAAGCGGCGCAGCTCTTCATTGGAAAGGCCCAGCTCGCGGCAATCCAGCCATACGAGATAGGTGGCGTCCGGCAGGGAGGGCTTGACGCCGGGAATGTGGGAGGCACAGTAGCTGCGGATGAAGTCGAAGTTGCCGCTGATGTATTCCAGCAGCTGCTCCAGCCATTCCTCGCCCTCGTTGAAGGCGGTTTCCATGGCGGTGAGGCTGAAGGCGTTGTTGCGGTGAATGTCCATGCAGGCCCAGAACTTGTCGAAAATCTCTTTCATGCGCAGGTTCGGAAACACGGTGGTGGAGGCCTGCAGGCCGGCCAGGTTGAAGGTTTTGGTGCCGGAGATGCAGGTGATGACCTGCGCCGCGGTCTCGGGGGAAAGGCTGGCGGTGGGAATGTGCTTTTTGCCGTGGAAGACCAGGTCGGAGTGAATTTCGTCGCTTACCAGGAGCACGTTATGCTTACGGCACAGCCCGGCCATGCGGGTGAGCTCTTCGCGGGTCCACACGATGCCCAGGGGGTTGTGGGGGCTGCACAGCAGGAACATGCTCACCTGGGGCAGCTTTGCCTCGAAGTCGGCCCAGTCGATGGTCCATTTACCGTCCTTTTCCACCAGCTGGTTTTCCACCACGGTGCGGTTCCAGGCCTCGGTCACATCATAAAATTCCGAATAGACGGGAGTCTGGATGAGCACCTTGCTGCCGTCGGGCGTGAACAGCCGCACCAGGGCGCTGAGCGCGGGCACCACGCCCAGGCTCCAGCTCACAAGGTTTTGGTCGATGGTCCAGCCGTTGCGGCGCTGCTGCCAGCCGCAGATGGCCTGGAAGTAGCTGGCCGGCCGGCTGGTGTAGCCCCAGATGCCCTCCTGCGCGCGGGCGGTGAGCGCGTCGATGATGGGCTGGGCGGTCTGGAAGTCCATGTCGGCGATCC
This window of the Oscillospiraceae bacterium genome carries:
- the glyA gene encoding serine hydroxymethyltransferase; amino-acid sequence: MYGDMMDTIGFLGSQDLELAMAMQRELLRQRRNIELIASENIVSPAVMAAMGSVLTNKYAEGYPAHRYYGGCAYVDEVENLAIRRACELFGAEFANVQPHSGAQANLAVYFALLELGDTILGMDLAAGGHLTHGSPVNMSGKNYNFVSYGVDENGYVDYEALRRQALTVRPKMIVAGASAYPRALRFDTLAEIAREAGALLMVDMAHIAGLVAGGVHQSPLPYADVVTTTTHKTLRGPRGGMILTNSEEIAKKVNKAIFPGTQGGPLEHVIAAKAVCFGEALKPAFRTYARNIVENAGALAAGLKARGVELVSGGTDNHMMLIDLSAQECTGKELEQKLDEVNITANKNSVPGEKRSPFITSGLRVGTPAVTTRGFGADEMDVIAGCIADCIFDFEGSKAQVAARVAGLVERFPLYE
- a CDS encoding esterase translates to MAFFDCKLKSQALAGTTTVRLFWPGDIDLWRGQAPRAVFTLLHGFTNDGDDWVNFSAALRYAADNNIALVIPDAANSFYNDMAAGPAYYTWLTQELPALLGGMVQLPAQREKNFVCGLSMGGYGALLLGLTHPEAYAGCASFSGAVDMRSMLGFAQSDPRSRMVMAPVFGPELALPAERDLFALAEQVCGLEPGQRPKVLCTVGRQDMEPYYIYQQNQNFREFVRDRALPLDYTYMEWDGVHEWNFWDRSLVHAIDLFLNPGYADKKLGDWAAEAAVERPGREALV
- a CDS encoding ATPase AAA; its protein translation is MSEPLAQRLRPAALEEVCGQKHLLGEGCVFRRALESGRVPNMIFYGPSGVGKTTVARIIAENSGMRLHKLNGTSASTGDIKAVLAEIGTLHGAKGLLLYLDEIQYLNKKQQQSLLECIEDGSVTLIASTTENPYFYIYNALLSRCTVFEFKALSPEDVEEGLKKALARLAQDEGAPVELPAEAAGYLAESCGGDMRKALGCLEFAVSAAAPGEDGARHITLDMIRQVTRRTAMRYDREGDDHYDILSAYQKSMRGSDPDAALHYLARLLEAGDLVSACRRLMVCACEDVGLAWPQIIPIVKAAVDAANMIGLPEARIPLADAVILVATAPKSNAGEAAINAAMADLARGRSGPVPRQLQNKHFDGEDAAVKGQHYKYPHDHPGHWVEQQYLPDALAGTRYYEWGENKTEQAARAYWERIKREAGK
- a CDS encoding transcriptional repressor encodes the protein MRYSRQRELVLRQVQSRCDHPTADDIYLTIRDDCPGLSLGTVYRNLNGLVEMGRVRRVSMPGMADRFDRTLTDHDHLYCTCCGRVEDVQLDKAPIEQAIASRPDLSIQRYSLNLYGLCSACREAARS
- a CDS encoding endoribonuclease L-PSP gives rise to the protein MKIINTEKAPGAIGPYSQGYELNGLVITSGQLPVDPATGAMPQGIAAQAEWSCKNVGAILEAAGAGFDKVVKTTCFLADMGDFAAFNEVYAKYFTSKPARSCVAVKDLPKGALCEIEAIAEK
- a CDS encoding sodium:dicarboxylate symporter; its protein translation is MANKATKKKSFWDQYKLPILLLGGIAVGSILGIISPAAGKFVKPVGDIFLNLLFTIVVPLVFVSIASAVGSMMNMKRLGKILGSTILTFLATGAIAGVCVLTWVNIFSPSAGTNIQMGEAEMGEMQSAADMLVNSLTVSDFPDLLSRSNMLPLIVFAIIFGFCVSACGGDESPVGKLLANLNEIVMKFVGLIMVIAPIGLGAYFANLIGEFGPQLLGDYGRSMAVYYPLCLLYVLIFFPLYALFAGGKLGVKRMLKSIFAPAVTAFATQSSVATLPVNKEACEEIGVPKDVSDLVLPLGATAHMDGSVLSSIVKIAFLFGVFGIPFTGVGTYGMAIVVAVLSAFVLSGAPGGGLVGEMLIVSLFGFPAEAFPLIATLGFLFDPAATCLNASGDTIASMIVARLVEGKDWLKNAVAAKTAAGKEA
- a CDS encoding aminotransferase — protein: MKYDFDKVVDRTGNRAAKYDERTKKFGTDQVIPLWIADMDFQTAQPIIDALTARAQEGIWGYTSRPASYFQAICGWQQRRNGWTIDQNLVSWSLGVVPALSALVRLFTPDGSKVLIQTPVYSEFYDVTEAWNRTVVENQLVEKDGKWTIDWADFEAKLPQVSMFLLCSPHNPLGIVWTREELTRMAGLCRKHNVLLVSDEIHSDLVFHGKKHIPTASLSPETAAQVITCISGTKTFNLAGLQASTTVFPNLRMKEIFDKFWACMDIHRNNAFSLTAMETAFNEGEEWLEQLLEYISGNFDFIRSYCASHIPGVKPSLPDATYLVWLDCRELGLSNEELRRFMIEKAGLGLNEGCSFGRSLSGYMRLNAACPRSVLEQALKQLEAAVHAL